A window of Dehalogenimonas sp. WBC-2 genomic DNA:
GCTAATAGTTTGAACGAGGCTGATCTGCCGATGACCGAAATCACCGATTTCCAGCATAAGGGTAATGAACTGTCATTTATCTACCGGGGCAATATAAATACTATCATCAAAGCTATATCCCAACATAAAATAATGGATATCCAGATTGAGGAACCCACTCTGGAAGAGATCTTCATGCATTATTATGAATAACAGGCTGGGGTAATGGATACGAGGCAGGCGCGATGAACATATATAAATACGAATTAAGCAAGCGGTTGGGAACCAGCCTGATCTGGATCGTTTCGCTTGGGGCTTTTATATACCTGACATTTGCCTTTTTTGAATCATTTCAAGGGTCTGCTTTCACAGATATTCTGGGTAATTTCCCCGATGCCTTCAAAAAAGCATTCGGGTTGGAGCAGGACCTTTCTACCATCCTGGGCTATTTTGCCTTTATTGGCATTTACCTTTTCCTGGCCGGGGCGATCTTTTCTTCCAACCTGGGATTAAATGCGGTGTCAGTGGAAGAAAGAGACTTGACGGCAGACTTCCTGATCTCCAAACCGGTAACCCGGAACCGCATTGTCACCGCCAAACTGTTGGCCGGACTGACCCATATGCTGGTATTCAACATCGCCATGGGACTGGTTTGCTGGGCTGGGATTGAGTCATTTGGCGGCGGTCAGGAATACTCTATGAACGCCTTTTTACTTATTATGGCAGGGCTTTTCATTTTCCAGCTGCTTTTTTATGCCATCGGTTTTATTATTTCGGTGTTACTGAAACGTATGGATTCTCCGCTGCCGTTTTCCCTTGGGTTATCCGTCGGCCTGTATATTTTGTATTCTTTTGATGCGGTTATCAAAGATACCCCTATAAAATACCTGGTGCCATATGACTATTTCAACCTGGGTTACATCATTGAGAATGAAGCATTTAAGACCTCAGGACTGGTCATCAGCATCGGGGTAATTGTGTTAAGTGTGGCAGCCGGATATGTATTGTACAACCGGCGCGATATCGCCACCGCAATGTAAATGGAGCGGCAATGAATATAGTCAAACGTGAATTTAAAGCCAATCTTAAAGCCCTGATCATCTGGAGTATCAGTTACGCAGCGATGATGGGAATCGCCTCGGTTGAATTCGGCGTCTATCAGGGACAGGCCGACGTAGTGAATGAATTTCTCAATTCACTGCCGGAAGCACTGAGGCAAGCCTTCGGTATGGACGGACTGCGTCTTGATATCCCCGAGGGCTATTTCGGCTATTTGGCCGGATTAGTCATCCTGGCGTCCTGTATCTATGCCGCTCTGCTGGGAGCTCAGATATTATCCAAGGAAATAAACAAGAAAACCGCAGAAACCACCTTTACCCTGCCGGTCACCCGCCCTCACATTATCAGTATGAAGCTGGTGGCGGCGGTCATCAACTGCATCATCCTGGATATCATCACTTTTGCAAGTACCATGGCCGCCTTTGCCCGCTTTGATGTCAGCGGCGATTTTGTTAAAGGGGTGGCGGTGTTCATGCTGTTTATACTGCTGCTGCAACTGCTGTTCCTGGGATTCGGACTGTTCACCTCGGCGCTGCTGAAACATCACAAGCGTGCCGGTTCTATCGTGGCGTCAATTGCAGTGGGCACCTACTTTCTGGCTTTTATTGTCAAGATCAATGAAAATACTGATTTTTTGAAATACTTCACGCCGTTTGAATACTTCCCGGCTCCTGACGTCATCAACGGCAGAGAGTTAGAGACGTTCGGTTTCGTCATTGTACCAGCGGCATTAGCCGTGTTCTTCATTGCCTCATATAAATTGGTGGCACGTAAGGACCTATAAGAATGGCTGTGAAAATGGGCATCAACCTGCGTAAACGACAACGCATTATAGATACCACGGTCAATCTGTTTCTGCATTCTGACGATGTCAGGAAGGTAAGTGTTGAGGCTATTGCTGCCAGCGCCTGTGTCTCTCCCACCACGGTTTATAACCAGTTTGGTACGCGTGACACACTGGTAATTGAAGCGGCTAAAAACCTGATTAGGGATATTGTCGAACGTGTTCGTGTGATACTGCACTCCGATATGACCTTCGATGATAAAATGCGAGCGGTCATTTCCAATAAACTGGAAATCTCCTCTAAAGTGAACGACGAAGTTGTCTATAAAGTGATAAGCCAGGATAAAAACATCGCGCCTTACCTGGAAAAGATATACACCTCCGAAGTTAGGCAGCTCTGGATGGAGATGCTTGAACAGGGTAAAAAACAGGGATTCATTGATACTTCATTGGATCAGGAAGCTTTTATCACCTATATGAATATCATAAGAGCAGGATTTGCCTCCCAAGCTGGGTTATTTGAGCATTGGAAAGACAACATCGAAATGATCGAGAAGCTGACTCAGCTGATGTTTTTTGGATTTCTTAAAAAAGATATCGACCTTTTCGATTAAGAAGGAGTGTAAATGAGTGTCGCAACTAAATCAATTGTTGTAGAGAATCTGACCTACCGCTATGGAAGTCTCCTGGCGGTGGATCAGATCAACTTCGATGTCGGACAGGGGGAAATCCTGGGTTTGCTGGGGCCTAACGGTGCCGGCAAGACCACCACGGTCAAGATGCTTACCGGCCAACTGTTGCCTAAGGACGGACATGCGACTCTATTGGGGTTTGATGTAGCTAAACAGACGGCGGAAGTTCAGTCCCGCATCGGCGTCTGTTTTGAACAAACCAATCTCTACGAGATGATGAGCGCCGTAGACAATCTTAATCTCTTCGCCGATCTTTTTGGTGTTAAAGACTTCGATGGTTACGCTTTGCTAAAACGGGTCGGCCTGGCCGGGAGAGAGAAGGACAAAGTATCCGGTTACTCCAAGGGCATGAAACAACGCCTGATGATTGCTAGGTCTATGGTAAACCGGCCTGAAATCCTGTTTATGGATGAGCCAACCTCTGGACTCGATCCTGTCTCCGCCGAGGCTATACGTCACTTAATCATGGAGGAAAGAGACCGCGGCGCTACGGTGTTTCTGACCACCCATGACATGTGGGAAGCCGATAAACTGTGTGACCGCGTTGCCTTCATGGAAAGCGGCAGGATTGCCGCCCTGGACACGCCGCATTCCTTGAAACAGCAATACGGCAAGCGATCGCTCATCGCCGAAATAGCCGGACCGGATGGCAGGCTCTCACGCAGAGAGGTTTCTCTTGACACTGAGAGTACCGCGAATGATGTTCAGAGTCTGTTCCGAGATGGTAAAGTTGTTACCCTGCACTCTGAAGAGGCAACTCTTGAAGATATCTTTATAGAGGTTACCGGCCGGAGGCTTACCGAATGAACGTCCGCACAATTAAGGCGCTGCTTAAGAAAGACTTTGCGCTCTTTACGGGCAATCGTTTTTACCTTTTGATCACGGTGCTGGGTCTGGTGTTGTATTCGCTTATTTATCTCATCCTGCCCCAGTCGGTGGATGAGAAATTTGAATTGGCGTTATACGCCCCGGTGGTACCGCCAGCTTTTGAGCAACTGGCGGCTGAAGGGGCGGATGTTACCTATTTTGATACGGAAGAAAACCTTAAAACAGCGGTAAATGACGGCGATTTTCAGGTGGCCGTAGCCTTGCCGCCTGATATCATGGACATATGGGCAGCCGGAGATAAGCCGGATATCACCGTATATTATGCCTCAACAGCGCCGCCGGAGATATCTGAAGCCATCGTTACACTGATAAAAGAACTTTCATTCATACAGACAGGGCAGGTTCTGCAGTTTGATACTACCGAAGAAATCCTGGGCCCCGACATGCTAGGGGATCAAATAGCCTTACGCGACCGTATGCGTCCGATGCTGGCCATTATGATTCTTCTTTTGGAAATCATGACCTTAGGCAGTTTGATTGCGGTGGAAATAGAGCAGGGTACCGCCCGCGCACTGCTGGTTACTCCCATGCGGTCATCAGATCTTTTTACCGCCAAGGGTGTTTTAGGCGTCGGTCTGGCGCTTTTTCAGGCGATCTTATTCATGGCGGTGGTGGGCGGTTTTGCTCATCAACCATTGTTAATATTGACCACCCTGGCTATTGCCAGTGTCTTTGTGGTCGGAGCTGGTTTTTTACTAGCCTCCCTGGTGCGTGACACCAATGCGGTTACCGGTTGGGGTATGCTGATCCTTATCTTCCTGGCTATTCCTGGTTTTGGTGCCGTAGTTCCCGGTCTATTGGCTGATTGGGCCAAAGTTATCCCATCCTATTATGTGATTGACACGGTCAACCGCGTCTCCAATTATGGCGCCGGTTGGGGTGATGTCGGCGGTAATCTGGCCATCATGGCCGCAATTACCGCGGTTCTGCTGATTGCCGGATTGGTTATGCTAAGGAGACGTTTTCAATGAAACTGAACAGGGTCAACAAACTGGTAAAGCATGAAGTGTTGCATGGCCCTAAGGATGTGATGTTTGCCCTGGCCGTGGTTTTTCCGATAGTAATGGCCCTATTTATAAATTTGGCTTTCGGTAATATCTTCACTGACCGCGCAAAACTGGGTGTTTATGATCAGGGTAACTCACAAGTGGCGGCCTTATTACAGTCTGCCGAGAGTTTGAGTTATTCCAGTTTTGATAGTGAATCAGCCCTCCGTGCCGCCGTAGTTGACGGTTCAGTAGATATGGGTCTGGTGCTGCCAGTGGATTTTGACCAGGTAATCCAAACTGGTACCGTACGCCTAAAAGCCTTTGTCTGGGGAGAGAGCCAGGCCAAGAACCGAGCACTTCTCCCCGTCGCTTTGGCCGATGCAGTACGCACCGTGGCCGGTTCTACTGTTCCCGTGGTTATTGACACCGTTGCCCTGGGTGATGGCTCCAGCCTGTCATGGAGTGATCGCCTGTTACCACTGGTGGTGCTGATGGGTGTCTTCTACGGCGGTTTAATGCTTCCATCATCGGCGTTGATCAATGAAAAACAGCATCGTACGTTAGAGGCACTGTACGTCACTCCGGCCACCTTGGGCGACATCTTTTTGTCAAAAGGTATTATCGCCGTGGTAATAGCCACCATTATGGGGATACTGACGCTGGTTCTAAGCGGCGCCTTTGGTGGTCAGATAATACTGATAGTATTGGTGCTATTTTTAGGTGCTATCCTGGCTACTGAGTTCGGTTTACTGGCTGGTGCGCTAGTTGGCGATATGAACAGTCTTTTTGCTGTACTCAAAGCAGGCGGAATTCTGCTGTTCGGCCCGGCTATCGTCTTCATGTTCCCGCAAATACCGTCATGGATCGGCTATATCTTCCCAACTTACTACATGGTGAGGCCGGTGGTTGATCTGTCGGTTTCCGGGGCGTCCTTCGGCGACGTGGCGGTTTACATCGGGGTACTGGCGTCATTGGTGGTGGTGGGGGGGCTGGTGGTTAGCATGATCGTCAGGAGGTTGACCACAAAAGCGCTCAAATTAAACGGATAAAGCGAAATTACAAGACATTAGTAGGATAGCGACGCCGTAATCATGAGCCTTTGTGCTGGTTGACAGCAGGATTACCTGTGGTTAACATATCCCAATGGTATTAATACAATGATAGAACCCTCCCTTGAGAGCGGCTATCCTCTGCTTGAGACTCTACATCACACCTTTGGCTTTCCGGCTTTTCGCCCCTTTCAGCGAGAGATAATCGAAGCCTCGTTAGGAGGCAAAGATGTATTTGCGCTGTTGCCGACCGGAGGTGGCAAATCTCTGTGCTTTCAATTACCTTCTTTGCTTCGAAAGGGACTGACGGTGGTAGTCTCTCCTCTAATCGCGCTGATGAAAGATCAGGTAGATCAGTTGCAAGCAGCGGGAGTGCCAGCCACGTTCCTCAACTCCTCCCTGAATGAAGCGGAGACACGATTGAGGCTGGCTGGCTTGCACCGGGGCGAATGGCGTTTACTGTACGTCGCCCCGGAGAGGTTGATGACAGACGGTTGTCTTGAGAATTTAAACAAGTGGAAAGTATCCGCTATCGCTATCGATGAGGCTCATTGCGTATCTGAATGGGGGCACGATTTCCGGCCGGAATATCGGCAATTATCCCGAATCAGAGAATATCTGCCCGATGTTTCGTTGCTTGCATTGACGGCGACGGCAACTGAGAGGGTTCGTGCGGATATTGTCAGACACCTGCGCTTGAGGGCACCGGATATTTTTATCGCCAGTTTTAACAGACCGAATCTAACATATCGCGTATCACCCAAAAATGAAGCCATCAGGCAGATCGTCGATTTCGCCGAGAAACGCAAGCAAGAGAGCGGCATTGTTTATTGTGCTTCAAGGGCGACTACTGAACGGGTCGCGGATTCTCTGACGCGCAAAGGTTTCGCCGCCCGTCCTTATCATGCAGGATTGAGTGCAGCCGACCGAAGCCGCAACCAGGAATTGTTCATGCGCGATGAAGTAAAAATCATGTGCGCAACTATCGCTTTCGGTATGGGCATTGATAAACCTAACGTCAGGTGGGTTATTCATCATGATCTACCTAAAAACATAGAAGGCTATTATCAGGAAACCGGGCGGGCAGGACGCGATGGATTGCCTAGCGATTGCCTGCTGCTTTTCAGCAGCGGCGATGCAGCCAAACAGACACATTTCATTGAGGAGATGTCCGATGAACTCGAACGTAATATCGCCCGGAGCCAGCTCAGACAGATGTTACATTACGCAGAAGGGGCAGCCTGCCGGAGGCGTGGACTTTTGGAATATTTCAACGAAGAAGTCTCTGGCGATAATTGCGGCGGTTGTGATAACTGCCTCGAACCCCGCGAATCTTATGACGGCACGGTCATCGCCCAGAAATTTCTTTCAAGCATCTTTCGAATCAATCTAGCTGGAAGCCACGGCGTGGGACTGAACCATATTGTTGAAATCTTGACCGGAGCCAAAACGGAAAAAATCCGCCGCTCAGGACACGATAAACTGTCAACTTATGGCATAGGAAGTGAATTACCACGACCGCAGTGGGCAGCCGTAGGCCGGGAATTGATACGCCTTGGTTACATCAACCAAAGCGGAGGAGAGTTTCCGATACTCGTACTGACAGAGACGGGGAAGGAAACTCTGCTATCGCGCCGTCCAATCACCCTCATGAGGCCCATGGAGATATCGAAAACGTCAAGACCCATCCGTAGGGAAGGTGAAGTTGATTGCGACGACGCGCTATTCAACCGTTTGAGGACGTTGCGCAAAAAGATTGCGGATGAGCGTGGGGTTCCGGCATACGTCATCTTCGGTGATAAAACTCTTCGTCATCTTGCCCGCGAATATCCGATCAGGATCGAGAAGATGAATGGAATATTCGGAATCGGTGAAATTAAGCGTGCCGAATTTGGGGCCGTGTTCGCGGCAGAAATAGCAGACTACCTTGAATCGCACCCGCGACAGAGTTTCGATTGACGCCTTGACGTTCGCATCTGCCACGCCTACAATCGAATTATGAGTAAATACGATGTAGTTATTATCGGCGGCGGCCCGGCGGGTTTGTTTGCCGCGCTTGAATTGGTAACAGATAAAGCACTCAGGATTATCCTGCTGGAAAAAGGCCGGGATATCGACGAACGTTCGAACATCGTTTCCGGACTGGGCGGCGCCGGCGCTTTTTCTGATGGCAAGCTGACCTTATCATCCAAAGCTGGTGGACACCTGGCTGAATATGTCGGTGAAACGGCGGCTGAAGATCTCATAAGGTACGTTGATAAATTGTGGCTGGACTTCGGAGCGCCGGAAAAGATATACGGGATGGGTGAGGGGGTGGCGGACATAGAACGCCGTGCTTCTCTGGCCGGATTGCGGCTGGTGCCGCTGCCGGTACGCCATTTGGGGACAGAAAGATGTCCGGCAGTGCTGCGGGCCATAAGGGACCATCTCCAAAAACGGATTGAGATACGGGTGAATACCGCTGCTAAGCAAATTATCGCTTCCGAAGGAAAGGTTATCGGTGTCGAGACAGCCGAAGGCGAGGTCATCGAATCCGAGACCGTTATCGTAGCGCCGGGGCGGGAAGGGTCTGATTGGCTGCTGAAACAGGCGCGAGCCCTCGGCCTGTCGCTGGCGACAAATCCGGTGGACGTCGGGGTACGCGTTGAATTACCTAATGCTGTCCTGGAGAGCCTGACCAGCGTGCTTTATGAGGCCAAATTGGAATTCCTGTCAAAAAGCTTCGATGACCGCATCCGGACGTTCTGCATGTGTCCCCAAGGCACTGTTGTAAAAGAAACCACCGGCGGCGACGATCCTGTTATCACGGTCAATGGTCAAAGTTTCGCCAGTCATGACAGCCCTAACACCAACTTCGCATTACTAGTGAGCACCCAGTTCACCGAGCCTTTCAAAGAACCGATCGAATATGGAAAATACATCGCCAGGTTGGCCAATATTCTAAGCGGCGGCGTGCTGGTGCAGCGCTTGGGCGACCTCAAGAAAGGCCGCCGTTCGACGCCGGAGCGTATCGCTCGAGGACTGGTGCGCCCCACCCTGGCCGATGCCACACCGGGCGACCTGTCTTTCGTGGTGCCTTACCGGCATTTGACCGGACTTTTGGAAATGCTGGACGCTATGGATAAACTTTCTCCGGGTGTAGCTTCTGAACATACTCTACTCTACGGTGTCGAAGTAAAGTTTTATTCCAGCCGCCCAAAGCTTTCATCCGGTTTCGAGACGGAGTTGGCGGGGTTGTTCGCCATCGGGGACGGGGCGGGGATAAGTCGGGGACTGATACAGGCGAGTGCGTGTGGGGTGGTGGCGGCGCGGGAGATATTGCGTAAACGCTAAACACAACTCGTTTATAAAGAAATGGGGGCTAGTTTAGCCCCCATTTTAGTTATCTGCTGAATAACCGGTTATTTTTTACGGCATGCACAGTAGTGCTCGATAGCTCTGGTCATAAAACCCGGCATGTCTTCATGGTAATTGTGGTAGAAGGCGACAAAGCGATCGTCGGCGGAGTACGTCTGCCCGAGCCCAAGAATCATCTCATCGGTGTAGTGGCTAAAGTTCTCCATGAGCTCCCGCCACCGGGCGATACGCGTCTGAACCTCGGCGCATTTAGGCCCTTTTGGCATATCGGCAACGATAGCGCGGTAGATGTTATCGAACTCTGCCTGGACTACGGTCATCTTCTCTTTGCCCATGGCCATGACCCTGGCTTCAGAGTCGGCGACGGTCTTTTCACCGTATTTTTCGCGGGCTTCCCGGCGCATGCTTTCTACTTCTTCATCGCTGAAGCCTTTATAGTAGTCTTTGATTTCCATTTCCCGTTCTCCTTTGAGTTTGGCGATAGTTGTGTCCACAGTGTTCAGCAGCTTATTCAGGCGTTCGGCTTTTTTCTCCAGCAGTTTGCGATGTGATTCAAGCGCCGCCAGAGTGTTGAATCCGGGGTTTTCCATAACGCGGTGGATCCCAGACAGTTCCAGTCCCAGTTCCCGGTAGAACAGTATCTGTTGTAGCCTCAATGCTGCCGTTTCATCATAGCGACGGTATCCGGCGACTGAATAAGAATCTGGTTTTAAGAGCCCGATCTTGTCGTAGTATTGAAGCGTGCGCACGCTCACTCCAGACAGACGGGCTAACTCGCCGGTAGCGTAGGTGATGTTCTGGGTCAATACTCACTCCTTTATCGATTGATAAGAGGAGTATAAACTATGACGTTAAGTCATAGTCAAGGGGGAAAACAGGATTATTTTGCGTCGAGGGCCTGGTTGGCCAGGGCATCGGCGTCACGGTTGCGCTCGCGGGGGACGTAGCGGTATTTTACGCTTTTGAACTTGGTTTCCAGTGCCTTTACTTGAGCATATAGCGGTGCCAGGGCGGCATTTTTCACCCGATACTGGCCGTTAAGCTGTTTGACTACCAGTTCAGAATCAGCGTTGAGCAAGAGTTCGGTTGCGCCCAGTTTGAGGGCTTCTTCCAGAGCGGCGATTACGGCGGAATACTCTGCCTGGTTATTGGTCATGTGGCCGAGAGCGCGGCAGACCTGCTTCACCACCTGCCCGGTGGGGGTTTTAATGATGACGCCGAGTGAAGAGGCACCGGGGTTGCCGCGGCAGGCGCCGTCGGAGTTGGCGATAAGTTGAGTCAAAATTATTTACTCCAGAAATAAGATACGGTTGCAGGATGGGCAGTGGACCGCCTCACCGGAGCGGGCGCGGTGCAACCAGGCGGTGGTTACGGCAATGCCGCAGCCACGGCAGATACCCTGCTCAACTTTAGCCACGGCGCGGCCTTTTTGTTTTTTGAGCCATTCATAATCAGCGGCAATTGGAATCGGGATCTGTTCAATCAGGGTAGTGTGACGGCTGGCAAGGTCGGCAAGTTCGTTGGTATGAGTAATCAGTTGTGCTCCGAGATCTTTGCGGTGAATTTCCAGGGTTTCTTTATGCCGCTGCAAGGCCGTTTCGGCGGCGTCGATGGAATCTTCGGTAGACTCAATTTTCTCCATGAGTTCCAAAGCCTTTTCCTCATGTGGGACACGGTGGCCTTTAAGCAGTTCAATGTCTTTTTGCAGTGCCGTGAGCTCTTTAGGGTTGCTGACCCGGCCGCTGTATAGCTTTTCTTCATGGAGTTTGATGCGGGCGCTGAGATCATCCGACTGGGCGGATACTTCCCGCAGTTCATGGCGCAAGGCATCAAGTGCGGATTCTTTATCGCTGATGACACGTCGCTCGGCAACAAGAGGGTCAGCGGCCAGTTCAGCCTTAACGGCGGCAACACACACACGGGTGGCCTCAATGGCGATATCAGTTTCCTGGAGTTGGTAAAGTAACCTGGTTAAACTCATCGGCTCATTGTAAGGGGACAGGGGGTAACAAGTCTAGCCTGATGCATCCAGCTAACCTATAGAAATGGTATGGATAGCTACTCGAACCTGTTGATTTCCTGACGAGAAGCTCTTACACTAAGACCGTTCAGGTGGAAACAATGAAGAAACTACTGCTTTTTTTGATATCAGCGGTGCTTGTGGTGTCACCTCTAAACGTGACCATCTGTCATGCCAACTCCGGCCCGCCGCCGATGATCATTATAGTCGTGTCCGACGCCTCGGCGGATCTCAAGCTCAGTATCGGTGAGCAGCAGGGCGGAAGACGAGATAAACCACTGGCGAGCTATTTCCTGTTTTACCAATTTGATTTGATACCGGAAGATTTCAGCCTCCAGGTCAGTAGCGGCGGGCAGAACTTCAGCCTGCCAATAAACACCAATAAAACCTACAATAACTATTACCGGCTGGATTTGGAATCCAGAACGCTGACGCCTATGGAGTCATTACCGGGCACAACCAGCGTACCGCTGATGATGGTCATACTGACGCTGGTAATTGAGGGCGTGGTGTTTTTCCTGTTCGGTTTCAGACACAGGAGGTCATGGCTGATTTTCCTGGCGGTCAACTTAACTACCCAGATACTTCTTATCATGTGGCTCGGTCAGTACGCTTCATTCACCAGTTCCTATGATATTTTGACACTAATCTTTGGGGAAGTGTGGGTGTTCATCATTGAGCTGATCGCTTTCATGTTTTTACTCAAAGAACATGGCCGCTGGCGAAGAGCTTCTTACGTTATTTTGGCGAATTTCCTCAGTCTGATATTAGGCGGATATTTGATCTCGGTGTTTGCGATTTGAAGCTTCCTAAAGTGTATAAAATAAACGAGGGCGGGTCAAAAGGCCCGTCCTCGTTCAATAAGCAGCAATGCTGACAGAATCAGGAAGCAGTCCGGGTGAGGTAGGCGGTAACCCTGTCTACCTCTTTTAGACCGGATAACACCAAAGTAACATCTATCAAGCCTTTCTCATAAGGGTAATCGCCGTATCTGATGGTAGCATCCGGGGCGATGCCGCGCAGGTATTCACCCATGTATTTTATCAGGCTGATGCCAATCTCTTCCGGCGGTTGTCAAGGCGCACAAATTCATCCGCTATTCTGCCGCCGCATTGGCCTAAACCAATAACCATGAATTTCATGTCACACCTCCTAGATTAATCAATTGTAGTCGCTGGGTGAGCGATATACAATAGCCATGTTAAGTACTATTCTGACATCAGAACACTGCGACCTGGTGCGCCTTTTGGATTAGGGTCATCAGGTTAGGAAGGCAAGTCAGCGGGGTTGATGCGCCGGGTCTTTCCTTCCGGTTGTGGTGAGGCTGTTTGCTCTGATGCTATCAAAGGCAATAGTTGCTTTATCCTTTTGGTGATAGATTCAATGTGTTCGATTGTCTTGACGATAGTGCCAGACAGCACCGGGGCATCAGTGGTGTCGGACCGAGACGCATGATCCTGAGTTTTAATCAGATTTTGAAGCAGCGTTTTCAGGGTAGCACTCTCCTGATCTAATTCAGCCGCTAATATCCGGACCTCGTCATAAGGCTCTTTGACGGACTGTTTCTGGTCTTCCATGATGGCCCCCTTCGGTTTTACAAAAACAACCGGGCGCTGGCCTGTCATTTAAGTTAATAGTGTTCCAAGTCCTCGCCGGGATTTTGCTCTGAGAAAGGTTTTTCATCAGAGCTTTCCTGTTCTCCGGGGTAAAGCGGTACCTGCTCCAGAAACTCTTCTATAACCCGGATGCCGAAATGGGAACTGCTGATATTATCAAGATTGCGCAGCCCCTGACGCGCCAGCCATGTATCCAGTTCAGCTTCGGTCTCAGCTACCGGGATGAAGGCTACCGCCCCGGTGTCGCCTTCCAGTCGCTCAAACCACTGCGTCCAGGCCCAGACGAAAGTGCGTCCCTCATCTGTATGCTGCGAGTTGGTGGAGTAAGCCACCGGAGTGGTGCCGCGGAAACGGTCTTCGGCAAATTGTTGAGTCAACGTAAACTCCATCTGGCATTAAACATCCTGTCTAATAATAAAGGTTGAAGACCGGATTGGCTATTAGTAGAAACACCTAATTTAATGTGACAGGCTGCGTATCTCATAACCCATGGCCTTTTTGGGACAGACACAAAAGAAGCCCCCTCATAGGAGGGGGCTTCTTAAACTGGTTAAAAAAACGCTAGTAGGTGGCGCCGCGGCGGTAGAAGTAGTAGATCAGTCCGCCGATGATGACCACGACGAAGACGCCGATGACTGCCCAGGCCCAGACAGGGATGGCGCCGAAGAAGTCGGCGAAAGAGAAACCGACGGTGAATGTTTGCGGCGTGGAGGCTGCCCCGACATTGCCCGCGCCGTCAGTGGCAAAGACGCGCCAGTAGTAGGGGGCGTCTTTGGAGACAGAGGGCAGTTTTTCAGCATCGGTGGCGGTGTAGCTGGTGGTGGTCAGGCCTGTCTTCTGCATAAATACGGTACCGAAGGTGGAGTCATTTCCGACTTCCAGGGTATAGGTCACGCCTGAAGGATCAGTGACGGCACCCCATTCATACACGATAGGCTGCTTGGGTTTTTCAATGTTTGAAGGCAGAGTCAGTACCGGTGCGGCGGGAGCAACACCTTCCATGACGAAGGTGAAGGGGCGGGAATTGGCTCCATCGGTGACGTTTATAGTGTAACTGCCAGCGGTGACGGCCGGGACTTTGAAAGTGACGGTGAAGGCGCCGGTGGCGCTGGAGGTGGCCGAACCTACTGTATCATTGCCGAACTTAACGGTAATGGCGGCGTTGGGCAAGAAACCGATGCCGGTGATGGTCAGATCCTGGCCGACATTACCAGGAGAAGCGGTAGAGGTAACGGGACTAATATCCGCGCTCAAGGTGGAGGTGAAACTGCTTGTGGCCGTGTTGCCCAGTCCGTCTGAGGCGGTGACGGTGTGATTGCCTGCTACGCCGCCAGGTACGGTAAAGGAAGCGGAGAAGGTACCGTTAGCCAGGCTGACGATGTTGCCCGGGGCGGTGGACAGTACTGTATTGTCGTAGGTAATTGTGATAGTGACACCCGGGTGAAAACCAGAGCCGCTAAGGCTGACCTGAATACCGGAAGTGCCGCTGGTTGGGGTCAGGGTGATCTTGGCGGCAAGGGTATAGACCGCCTCGG
This region includes:
- a CDS encoding ATP-binding transport protein, with the protein product MSVATKSIVVENLTYRYGSLLAVDQINFDVGQGEILGLLGPNGAGKTTTVKMLTGQLLPKDGHATLLGFDVAKQTAEVQSRIGVCFEQTNLYEMMSAVDNLNLFADLFGVKDFDGYALLKRVGLAGREKDKVSGYSKGMKQRLMIARSMVNRPEILFMDEPTSGLDPVSAEAIRHLIMEERDRGATVFLTTHDMWEADKLCDRVAFMESGRIAALDTPHSLKQQYGKRSLIAEIAGPDGRLSRREVSLDTESTANDVQSLFRDGKVVTLHSEEATLEDIFIEVTGRRLTE
- a CDS encoding ABC transporter permease protein putative, whose amino-acid sequence is MNIYKYELSKRLGTSLIWIVSLGAFIYLTFAFFESFQGSAFTDILGNFPDAFKKAFGLEQDLSTILGYFAFIGIYLFLAGAIFSSNLGLNAVSVEERDLTADFLISKPVTRNRIVTAKLLAGLTHMLVFNIAMGLVCWAGIESFGGGQEYSMNAFLLIMAGLFIFQLLFYAIGFIISVLLKRMDSPLPFSLGLSVGLYILYSFDAVIKDTPIKYLVPYDYFNLGYIIENEAFKTSGLVISIGVIVLSVAAGYVLYNRRDIATAM
- a CDS encoding ABC transporter permease protein, whose amino-acid sequence is MNIVKREFKANLKALIIWSISYAAMMGIASVEFGVYQGQADVVNEFLNSLPEALRQAFGMDGLRLDIPEGYFGYLAGLVILASCIYAALLGAQILSKEINKKTAETTFTLPVTRPHIISMKLVAAVINCIILDIITFASTMAAFARFDVSGDFVKGVAVFMLFILLLQLLFLGFGLFTSALLKHHKRAGSIVASIAVGTYFLAFIVKINENTDFLKYFTPFEYFPAPDVINGRELETFGFVIVPAALAVFFIASYKLVARKDL
- a CDS encoding ABC transporter permease protein putative; this translates as MKLNRVNKLVKHEVLHGPKDVMFALAVVFPIVMALFINLAFGNIFTDRAKLGVYDQGNSQVAALLQSAESLSYSSFDSESALRAAVVDGSVDMGLVLPVDFDQVIQTGTVRLKAFVWGESQAKNRALLPVALADAVRTVAGSTVPVVIDTVALGDGSSLSWSDRLLPLVVLMGVFYGGLMLPSSALINEKQHRTLEALYVTPATLGDIFLSKGIIAVVIATIMGILTLVLSGAFGGQIILIVLVLFLGAILATEFGLLAGALVGDMNSLFAVLKAGGILLFGPAIVFMFPQIPSWIGYIFPTYYMVRPVVDLSVSGASFGDVAVYIGVLASLVVVGGLVVSMIVRRLTTKALKLNG
- a CDS encoding ABC-type multidrug transport system permease component — its product is MNVRTIKALLKKDFALFTGNRFYLLITVLGLVLYSLIYLILPQSVDEKFELALYAPVVPPAFEQLAAEGADVTYFDTEENLKTAVNDGDFQVAVALPPDIMDIWAAGDKPDITVYYASTAPPEISEAIVTLIKELSFIQTGQVLQFDTTEEILGPDMLGDQIALRDRMRPMLAIMILLLEIMTLGSLIAVEIEQGTARALLVTPMRSSDLFTAKGVLGVGLALFQAILFMAVVGGFAHQPLLILTTLAIASVFVVGAGFLLASLVRDTNAVTGWGMLILIFLAIPGFGAVVPGLLADWAKVIPSYYVIDTVNRVSNYGAGWGDVGGNLAIMAAITAVLLIAGLVMLRRRFQ
- a CDS encoding transcriptional regulatorTetR family gives rise to the protein MGINLRKRQRIIDTTVNLFLHSDDVRKVSVEAIAASACVSPTTVYNQFGTRDTLVIEAAKNLIRDIVERVRVILHSDMTFDDKMRAVISNKLEISSKVNDEVVYKVISQDKNIAPYLEKIYTSEVRQLWMEMLEQGKKQGFIDTSLDQEAFITYMNIIRAGFASQAGLFEHWKDNIEMIEKLTQLMFFGFLKKDIDLFD